Proteins encoded together in one Erpetoichthys calabaricus chromosome 1 unlocalized genomic scaffold, fErpCal1.3 SUPER_1_unloc_23, whole genome shotgun sequence window:
- the LOC127526374 gene encoding LOW QUALITY PROTEIN: zinc finger protein 239-like (The sequence of the model RefSeq protein was modified relative to this genomic sequence to represent the inferred CDS: inserted 1 base in 1 codon) codes for MRGHTGEKPYCCNECGKQFSHKGSLQKHTRVHTGEKPYCCNECGKQFSHKGNLQKHTRVHTGEKPYCCNECGKQFSQMSSVQKHNRVHTGEKPYCCNECGKQFSQMGNLQTHMRVHTGEKPYCCNECGKQFSRISNLQRHARVHTGEKPYCCNECGKQFSQMSHLQIHMRVHTGEKPYCCNECGEQFSRISNLQIHTRVHTGEKPYCCNECGKQFSRISNLQIHTRVHTGEKPYCCNECGKQFSLKGHLQMHTRVHTGEKPYCCNECGKQFTQISNLQKHTRVHTGEKPYCCTECGKKFXRNTRVHTGEKPYCCNECNKQFSQIVSLQRHTEVHTRIKRVAVQKSV; via the exons ATGAGAggtcacactggagagaagccatattgctgtaatgaatgtggtaaacagttttcacataaaggcagtcttcagaaacacacgagagttcacaccggagagaagccatattgctgtaatgaatgtggtaaacagttttcacataaaggcaatcttcagaaacacacgagagttcacaccggagagaagccatattgctgtaatgaatgtggtaaacagttttcacagatgAGCAGTGTACAGAAACACaatagagttcacaccggagagaagccatattgctgtaatgaatgtggtaaacagttttcacaaatgggcaatcttcagacacacatgagagttcacactggagagaagccatattgctgtaatgaatgtggtaaacagttttcacgtataagcaatcttcagagacacgcgagagttcacaccggagagaagccatattgctgtaatgaatgtggtaaacagttttcacaaatgagccatcttcagatacacatgagagttcacactggagagaagccatattgctgtaatgaatgtggtgaacagttttcacgtataagcaatcttcagatacacacgagagttcacactggagagaagccatattgctgtaatgaatgtggtaaacagttttcacgtataagcaatcttcagatacacacgagagttcacactggagagaagccatattgctgtaatgaatgtggtaaacagttttcactaaAAGGCCATCTTCAGAtgcacactagagttcacaccggagagaagccatattgctgtaatgaatgtggtaaacagtttacacaaattagcaatcttcagaaacacacgagagttcacactggagagaagccatattgctgtactgaatgtggcaaaaagt tcagAAACACacgagttcacactggagagaagccatattgctgtaatgaatgcaataaacagttttcacagatagtcagtcttcagagacacacggAAGTTCACACCAGAATAAAAAGGGTAGCAGTTCAAAAATCAGTCTAG